CAGAGCGAGAGACATACCCTTTATCATCCTCGGCCCGGATCGTCATGAAGAACCGTTCATCGAGGTGGGCCAGCGAGGGTTCCAGCAGCCCTCGACCGCTTGGGTGAATCAGTTCGGTCCCAACTTGCCGGATGCGCAGGTCACGACCATCAAACACACATCGAAGGGAAGTGACGGACCGATGGGTGCGGCCCACTGGACCGAAGGAGAACGGAACGAGTAGGTCACCATCGTCGAGGACAATCCGTTGAGCGCAACCACAGGTAGCGATCGCCGAGCCCCGGGGATCATCCCAGACCAGACGTTGGGGCTCCGACCAGCGACCATCTGTGGAACGGATCACGAAGACGGGCCAACGACTTCTCTGGGGCCGAGCCAGAACTCCATTTTCGTAGAAGACGTTGTGTCCGACGGCAAGCACAGTGTCCGTCTGCGGGTGGTACTCCGGAACCACGTCACAGATTCCCACCTCCCAACCACCTGCGAGATCCTGTCTCCCTAGCCCCGGGATCGGTTCGGGAGGTGTCCAACTGCGGCCAAAGTCTGACGAGGTCGTCCAGTGAACAGGACCGAACACATCTGAACCGCTAATGGACTGGAGCGTCATCAGGGCCATCATGCCGTCAGTGGTGGGGACCATGCAGGAACGGGGATGGAACCAAGTTGTTCCACCCTGACGTCCAGGAAAGATTACGTCACGATCAATTCCGACAACCAAGTCGGTCAGAAACGAATAGTCGTCACTTCCCTTGGAGGCCGGCAGATTGAGCGCGCCACCCGCTACAACACAGGAGATCAGGCCGGCCCCTGTCGCCAGCAATCGACGCCGTTCGTGAAACACGCTGGGAGTCTCGATGACGGATGTCTCCTGCAGTTGGACCGATGAGGAGCTCAGTGGTTAGACGCCTCGTCCGGCTCCGATTGTTGCTTGCCCCAACTCCGCCGTCAAATCAAAGGGATTGAACCATGGTGGGTGAAAGAACGGGGCAAACCGCTTCGGAAATGAGGAGATTCGAATAGGATTTGTTACATAAATTTTTTGAAAAAATCCAAGGTTTTCATTTGAAATAACAAGGATTAGAGTTCATTCGTGGACATCAGCCAGTGGCATGAACCGAGTGCATCAGTCCGTCTTGGTGAGATCGAGCGTTCAACCTGAGGCGATACGAGTGAGACAAGGAGGGCATCGGGCAGCGGCTCAGTTTCTCTGTCGAACCCTTTCGAAAAACTCGACGATGGGCCGAGGATCGTCGAGCCCATGGGGGTGGTGGTCTTGCCCTGGCTTGACGATCTGCTCAACCAGTCCTCCCAACACCTGGTACCGCTCAAAGAGCTTCTCAGAATTTTCCCGGTGCGGCACTACGGTGTCAGCATCTCCGTAGACCAAAAGGATCGGCAACTCAGCCCTAGCCAGCGGTTCAAGGTGGTCCACGGGGTTGAACGGGTAAGCGATTGCCTCTTTGTCGTCGTTGAATCCATAC
This portion of the Tautonia rosea genome encodes:
- a CDS encoding sialidase family protein, which encodes MFHERRRLLATGAGLISCVVAGGALNLPASKGSDDYSFLTDLVVGIDRDVIFPGRQGGTTWFHPRSCMVPTTDGMMALMTLQSISGSDVFGPVHWTTSSDFGRSWTPPEPIPGLGRQDLAGGWEVGICDVVPEYHPQTDTVLAVGHNVFYENGVLARPQRSRWPVFVIRSTDGRWSEPQRLVWDDPRGSAIATCGCAQRIVLDDGDLLVPFSFGPVGRTHRSVTSLRCVFDGRDLRIRQVGTELIHPSGRGLLEPSLAHLDERFFMTIRAEDDKGYVSRSDDGLCWEPQRPWCWDDGEPLAMSSTQQHWLTHSEGLFLVYTRKAEENINVMRWRAPLFLAEVDRETTRLIRASEKIVLPLIGDGIGNPSHVARMGNFHTLAASPKESWVSVGETLPEDGWQGDTLLARVRWSRPNCLAQA